The Kordia sp. SMS9 genome window below encodes:
- the recO gene encoding DNA repair protein RecO — MLVTTKAIVISTIKYGDSSVIAKCFTASDGIKSYLLRGILKSKKGKLKIAYFQPLTQLEIVANHKNKGSLEYIKDVKTVYPYVSIHTQIDKSAIALFLSEILNYSIQEEEKNEALFQFIENALQWLDVHDEIANFHLAFLTNLTKYFGFFPEIKNIHKEYFDLQEGQFFDHNTLNECIKGENLTCFKQLLGIKFDAQNTIKLSSQRRNEILAIFIQYFKLHLQGFRQPKSMEVLHEVFK, encoded by the coding sequence ATGTTAGTCACCACCAAAGCCATTGTCATTTCTACCATAAAATATGGCGATTCAAGTGTCATTGCAAAATGTTTTACGGCTTCTGATGGTATCAAAAGTTATTTACTCCGCGGAATTCTCAAATCAAAAAAAGGCAAGTTGAAAATTGCGTATTTTCAACCATTGACGCAGCTTGAAATTGTTGCCAATCACAAAAATAAAGGCAGTTTAGAATACATAAAAGATGTCAAAACGGTCTATCCATACGTTTCCATTCACACACAAATAGACAAAAGTGCCATTGCGTTGTTCTTGTCAGAAATATTAAACTATTCCATTCAAGAAGAAGAAAAAAACGAAGCCTTATTTCAATTTATAGAAAATGCGCTACAGTGGCTCGATGTGCATGATGAAATAGCCAACTTTCACCTTGCATTTTTAACCAACTTAACAAAGTATTTTGGATTCTTTCCAGAAATAAAAAATATACACAAAGAATATTTCGATTTGCAAGAAGGGCAATTCTTTGATCACAATACGCTCAACGAATGCATAAAGGGCGAAAATTTAACATGTTTCAAACAGCTATTAGGCATAAAATTTGATGCGCAGAATACCATAAAGTTGTCCTCGCAAAGAAGAAATGAAATTCTAGCAATATTCATTCAATATTTTAAATTACATTTGCAGGGATTTAGGCAACCAAAATCAATGGAAGTGTTACATGAGGTATTTAAGTAA
- a CDS encoding two-component regulator propeller domain-containing protein — translation MRKILYLLLLTCTVLVHGQSANNSWLGHYSYNKVIDISQSSDKIYGASDNSFFTYDLQTNEIAKYSTINGLSGEEISTAFYSQSGDKYVLGYRNGLIEIFDPNTEEINKVVDIIDKPTIPPNEKNINHILEYNNTLYLSTDFGISLYDINALEFGDTYFIGPNGSQIEVRQTTIFGEYIYAATKIGVFRAVVDNDNLIDFAEWERINTFDMRGVLAFGEDLYAITLTRRMLRFNGTAFSFLSQIPQYATPLEDFKAMENYMMVVHNEEVHIYDADLNEVVNVQTLEEYPELEFNSALLLGNTLYLGTEKQGILETTFPMPITANQILPDGPLLNNTFSITAIPNELWVVYGDYTAGYDPYPLDDRGVSHLQDLAWTNIPYTPDFDAKSIVHATVNPANTNQVFLSSFFSGILKMEDNAPVEILNTTNSDLESLDIGVPTYIDIRIGETKYDVNGDLWVLNSKVDNGIKVLRSSGQWESYTVLEAISDPLNGENGLSKIEISEGGLKAIATQNHGVLLFDETRSAGSRFTSISEEEVGNLPSTDVRALSVDKSGNLWIGTVRGIRVYFGIDGIFDDSDPQSNDIIIVDEDGVPKELLFEQTVTDIEVDGSNNKWIATSASGVFYMSPDATETLAHFTKDNSPLPTNTVNNIEIDSESGRVYIATAKGLLSFQGTATAPKESLDNVFAYPNPVRPGFNGNLNISGLTNNANVKITDIEGNLVFEATAEGGTLLWDLTAFGRHKVASGVYLILIASEDGTETKVTKVMIVR, via the coding sequence ATGAGGAAAATTTTGTATTTGTTATTGCTTACTTGTACTGTTTTGGTGCACGGACAATCAGCTAACAATTCTTGGTTAGGTCATTATTCCTATAACAAAGTGATTGACATATCGCAAAGTTCAGATAAAATTTACGGTGCTTCAGATAATTCGTTCTTTACTTATGACTTGCAAACGAATGAAATTGCTAAGTATTCTACTATCAATGGACTTTCTGGAGAAGAAATAAGCACTGCATTTTACAGTCAATCAGGAGACAAGTATGTGCTTGGGTACCGTAATGGACTTATTGAAATTTTTGATCCTAATACGGAAGAAATCAATAAAGTAGTAGATATTATTGACAAGCCTACCATTCCGCCCAACGAAAAAAACATTAATCACATTTTAGAGTACAACAATACCTTATATCTTTCTACAGACTTTGGAATTTCACTGTATGATATCAATGCATTAGAATTTGGAGACACGTATTTTATTGGTCCCAACGGAAGTCAAATAGAAGTACGACAAACCACTATTTTTGGAGAATATATATATGCAGCAACAAAAATAGGCGTATTTAGGGCGGTTGTTGATAATGATAATTTGATTGATTTTGCAGAATGGGAACGTATCAATACGTTTGATATGAGAGGTGTTCTCGCTTTTGGAGAAGACTTATACGCTATTACTTTAACTAGAAGAATGCTTAGATTTAATGGTACAGCTTTTTCATTCTTATCGCAAATTCCACAATATGCAACGCCTTTAGAAGACTTTAAAGCAATGGAAAACTACATGATGGTTGTGCACAATGAAGAAGTTCACATATATGACGCAGACCTTAATGAAGTAGTGAACGTTCAAACCTTAGAAGAATATCCAGAGTTAGAATTCAATTCTGCATTGCTTTTAGGAAATACCCTATACTTAGGCACAGAAAAACAAGGAATATTAGAAACTACATTTCCAATGCCCATTACAGCAAATCAAATACTACCCGACGGACCTTTGCTAAACAATACATTTTCTATTACAGCAATTCCAAATGAACTTTGGGTAGTATATGGCGACTACACCGCAGGATATGATCCGTATCCGTTAGATGACAGAGGTGTAAGTCACCTGCAAGATTTGGCTTGGACAAACATTCCATATACGCCAGACTTTGATGCAAAAAGTATTGTACATGCCACGGTAAATCCAGCAAATACTAACCAGGTGTTTTTAAGTTCTTTTTTCTCGGGAATATTAAAAATGGAAGACAATGCTCCAGTAGAAATATTAAACACAACCAACAGTGATTTGGAATCGCTTGATATTGGAGTGCCAACCTACATTGACATACGAATTGGAGAAACTAAATATGATGTAAATGGAGATCTTTGGGTGTTAAACTCTAAAGTTGACAACGGAATCAAAGTGTTGCGAAGTAGCGGTCAATGGGAATCGTATACAGTTTTGGAAGCGATTAGCGATCCTCTAAATGGAGAAAATGGATTGTCTAAAATTGAAATTAGTGAAGGTGGCTTAAAAGCGATTGCGACTCAAAATCACGGTGTTTTATTGTTTGATGAAACACGGAGCGCTGGTTCTCGTTTTACCTCGATCAGTGAGGAAGAAGTAGGAAATTTGCCATCAACGGATGTGAGAGCGCTGAGCGTAGACAAATCTGGCAATTTGTGGATTGGAACCGTACGAGGAATTCGTGTATATTTTGGCATTGATGGTATTTTTGATGACAGCGATCCACAATCCAACGATATCATTATTGTAGATGAAGATGGTGTGCCAAAAGAATTACTTTTTGAACAAACGGTAACCGACATTGAAGTAGACGGTTCTAATAACAAATGGATTGCGACTTCGGCTTCTGGGGTATTTTACATGTCGCCTGATGCTACCGAAACGCTTGCACATTTCACCAAAGACAATTCGCCTTTGCCAACAAATACAGTCAATAATATTGAAATTGATTCCGAATCGGGACGTGTATACATTGCCACGGCAAAAGGATTGCTATCGTTTCAAGGAACGGCAACTGCACCAAAAGAAAGTTTAGACAACGTATTTGCGTATCCAAATCCTGTACGACCAGGCTTCAATGGAAATCTTAACATTTCTGGATTAACAAATAATGCCAACGTGAAAATAACTGATATTGAAGGAAACTTGGTCTTTGAAGCGACTGCGGAAGGTGGAACCTTACTGTGGGATTTAACAGCCTTTGGAAGACACAAAGTCGCTTCGGGTGTATATCTTATTTTAATTGCGAGTGAAGATGGTACGGAAACCAAAGTCACCAAAGTGATGATTGTTCGTTAA
- the gdhA gene encoding NADP-specific glutamate dehydrogenase, protein MEAKVKDFLDLVKQTNGHEPEFLQAVQEVAEAVIPYIEGKEKYKGTKILERMVEPERVIMFRVQWVDDSGEIQVNRGYRIQMNSAIGPYKGGLRFHPSVNLSILKFLAFEQVFKNSLTTLPMGGGKGGSDFNPKGKSDVEIMRFCQAFMSELFRHIGPDTDVPAGDIGVGGREIGYMFGMYKKLRNEFTGVLTGKGITWGGSLIRPEATGYGNVYFAQSMLGTRGESFEGKTVLVSGSGNVAQYAVEKATELGAKVVTMSDSSGYIHDADGIDADKLAFIMELKNVKRGRIHEYVDEYPSATFHKGERPWSIKCDVALPCATQNELNGEEGQTLVDNGCICVSEGANMPSTPEAIEIFLNNKILFAPGKASNAGGVSTSGLEMTQNSLRYSWTREEVDEKLKQIMKDIHAACEKYGKDDDGFIDYVKGANIAGFVKVADAMIAQGVI, encoded by the coding sequence ATGGAAGCAAAAGTAAAAGACTTTTTAGACTTGGTAAAGCAGACAAACGGACACGAACCTGAATTTTTACAAGCAGTTCAGGAAGTTGCGGAAGCTGTAATCCCTTATATTGAAGGTAAGGAAAAATATAAAGGAACAAAGATACTTGAAAGAATGGTGGAGCCTGAGCGCGTCATTATGTTTAGAGTGCAGTGGGTAGATGATAGTGGAGAAATTCAAGTAAATCGCGGATATAGAATTCAAATGAATTCTGCAATTGGTCCTTACAAAGGAGGATTGCGTTTTCACCCAAGTGTAAACCTAAGTATTCTTAAATTCTTAGCATTTGAGCAAGTATTTAAAAACAGCTTAACAACACTTCCAATGGGCGGTGGAAAAGGTGGTTCAGATTTTAATCCAAAAGGAAAATCTGATGTTGAAATTATGCGTTTCTGCCAAGCATTTATGTCGGAATTATTTAGACATATTGGGCCAGATACAGATGTACCTGCGGGAGACATCGGAGTTGGTGGACGCGAAATTGGATACATGTTTGGAATGTATAAAAAATTACGCAACGAATTTACAGGTGTACTTACAGGAAAAGGAATTACTTGGGGCGGATCGTTAATTCGTCCAGAAGCTACAGGATACGGAAATGTGTATTTTGCACAAAGCATGTTAGGAACTAGAGGAGAATCGTTTGAAGGAAAAACGGTACTTGTTTCAGGTTCTGGAAATGTAGCCCAGTATGCTGTAGAAAAAGCAACGGAATTAGGAGCAAAAGTAGTCACTATGTCCGATTCTTCAGGATATATTCATGATGCTGACGGAATTGATGCTGATAAATTAGCGTTCATCATGGAGCTCAAGAATGTAAAACGTGGAAGAATTCACGAATATGTAGATGAATATCCATCAGCAACATTCCACAAAGGAGAAAGACCTTGGAGCATTAAGTGTGACGTTGCATTGCCATGTGCTACTCAAAATGAATTGAACGGAGAAGAAGGGCAAACATTGGTAGATAACGGTTGTATTTGTGTGAGTGAAGGTGCAAATATGCCATCTACGCCAGAAGCGATCGAAATATTTTTAAACAACAAAATATTATTCGCACCAGGAAAAGCATCAAACGCAGGTGGAGTGTCTACGTCTGGTTTAGAAATGACACAAAATTCATTACGTTACAGCTGGACTCGTGAAGAAGTTGATGAAAAATTAAAGCAAATCATGAAAGATATTCATGCAGCTTGTGAAAAATACGGAAAAGATGATGACGGATTTATTGATTACGTTAAAGGAGCCAATATTGCTGGTTTTGTAAAAGTAGCTGATGCTATGATTGCACAAGGAGTTATCTAA
- a CDS encoding glutamate dehydrogenase yields MLNRICPIYLLFMLMCVGTVHAQFGFSHEIGFIIGPNAFQSDYGERNDFETNIGNVGAEFGIVHYLNFSYRAECNCFTRYTYFNDHFKVRNELTYTTVNLEHFGRYVADNKVSLTAQQLRAMNGSTRVLNLGTQLEFFPRSIREFESGGYLLAPYAALGAQYHYFTPTVQSDLGRLLDPGVLPVKYQNAFQNESGSTWSVVASVGTRYKFTETSDLLLDLRWRYYFSNWVDGLNPDENLYPENKANDWSFVVSVGYIYYLNF; encoded by the coding sequence ATGTTAAACAGAATCTGCCCTATCTACCTACTTTTCATGCTGATGTGTGTCGGGACAGTTCATGCTCAATTCGGATTTTCTCACGAAATCGGATTTATCATTGGACCAAATGCATTCCAGTCAGATTATGGAGAACGAAACGACTTTGAAACCAATATTGGAAATGTTGGAGCTGAATTTGGTATAGTTCACTACTTAAACTTCTCATACCGCGCTGAATGTAACTGCTTTACGCGATACACCTATTTTAATGACCATTTTAAAGTACGAAATGAATTGACCTATACAACGGTGAATTTGGAGCATTTTGGTCGTTATGTAGCTGATAATAAAGTATCGTTAACCGCACAGCAGTTGCGCGCCATGAATGGAAGTACGCGTGTTTTAAATTTAGGAACACAATTGGAGTTTTTCCCAAGAAGTATCCGTGAGTTTGAAAGCGGCGGTTATTTATTAGCGCCTTATGCAGCTTTAGGAGCACAATATCACTATTTTACACCAACTGTGCAGTCTGACCTAGGAAGATTGTTAGATCCAGGTGTATTGCCCGTAAAATATCAAAATGCATTCCAAAATGAATCAGGTTCTACTTGGTCTGTGGTGGCAAGTGTCGGAACACGGTATAAATTTACGGAAACATCCGATTTACTACTTGATTTACGTTGGAGGTATTATTTCTCAAACTGGGTGGATGGTTTGAATCCTGATGAAAATTTATATCCTGAAAACAAAGCAAACGACTGGAGTTTTGTCGTTAGTGTTGGGTATATTTATTACTTGAATTTTTAA
- a CDS encoding cystathionine gamma-synthase: MKFNTKTIHGGQEPDKAYGSVMPPIYQTSTFAQSTPGGHKGYEYGRTHNPTRNALENAFASLENGTHGLAFGSGLAAIDAVMKLLKSGDEVISTNDLYGGTYRLFTKIFEAFGIKFHFVGMENAAGIESYINENTKLIWIETPTNPMMNIIDIEATSAIAKKHNLLVAVDNTFATPYLQRPLDLGADIVMHSVTKYIGGHSDLIMGALIVKDKALADRLYFIQNASGAICGPMDSFLALRGIKTLHVRMQRHCENGKAIAEYLAKHPKISTVYWPGFETHPNHEIAKKQMDDFGGMISFVTKGNDYDQAIRIIENLQVFTLAESLGGVESLAGHPASMTHASIPKEEREKTGVVDSLIRLSVGIEDVDDLIADLAQALSK, from the coding sequence ATGAAATTCAATACCAAAACTATTCACGGCGGACAAGAACCAGACAAAGCCTATGGCAGTGTGATGCCGCCGATATATCAAACATCCACTTTTGCACAAAGTACACCTGGCGGACACAAAGGTTATGAGTACGGACGCACGCACAATCCGACTCGAAATGCACTTGAAAACGCCTTTGCAAGTTTGGAAAACGGAACGCACGGACTCGCTTTTGGTTCGGGTTTGGCGGCGATTGATGCTGTAATGAAATTATTAAAATCGGGTGATGAGGTGATTTCTACGAATGATTTGTACGGCGGAACCTATCGTTTGTTTACTAAAATTTTTGAAGCGTTTGGGATCAAATTTCATTTTGTTGGCATGGAAAATGCGGCGGGTATTGAATCGTATATTAACGAAAACACCAAACTAATTTGGATTGAAACGCCTACCAATCCGATGATGAATATTATTGATATTGAAGCGACTTCTGCTATTGCGAAAAAGCACAATTTATTAGTAGCGGTAGACAATACGTTTGCCACGCCATATTTACAACGCCCATTAGATTTAGGAGCTGATATTGTGATGCATTCTGTTACCAAATACATTGGCGGACACAGTGATTTAATTATGGGCGCGTTAATTGTAAAAGACAAAGCACTTGCGGATCGATTGTATTTCATTCAAAATGCGAGTGGCGCTATTTGTGGACCAATGGACAGTTTTTTAGCATTACGAGGTATTAAAACCTTGCATGTGCGCATGCAAAGACATTGTGAAAATGGAAAAGCAATTGCGGAATATTTAGCAAAGCATCCGAAAATTTCAACAGTGTATTGGCCAGGATTTGAAACACATCCGAATCATGAAATTGCCAAAAAGCAAATGGATGATTTTGGGGGAATGATTTCTTTTGTCACCAAAGGAAACGATTACGATCAGGCAATTAGAATTATAGAAAATTTACAAGTGTTCACTTTGGCAGAATCGTTAGGTGGTGTAGAGTCGTTGGCAGGTCATCCCGCAAGTATGACGCATGCAAGTATTCCGAAAGAGGAACGCGAAAAAACAGGTGTGGTCGATTCACTCATTCGCCTAAGCGTTGGCATTGAAGATGTAGATGATCTTATTGCAGATTTGGCGCAAGCACTTTCAAAATAA
- a CDS encoding M1 family metallopeptidase yields MTHKNNNFAIFLLFTFVLLSTQAFSQNFTKQDTLRGSITPERAWWDLTHYHLDIKVDPTERTISGSNTIQYKVVKKGQKTLQVDLQPPLQLTKAMQDGVELQIRHDGNAHFIYLDKKQELGKVYSVEVFYEGKPKVAKRPPWDGGITWSKDANGLPFVASSCQGLGASVWWPCKDHMYDEVDSMKISVNVPKNLMNVSNGRLIGVDEKKDDTKTYHWNVLNPINNYGVNINIGDYVHFGEKYKGENGMLDMDYYVLRDNLEKAKVQFKDAARTMEAFEHWFGPYPFYEDSYKLVEAPYLGMEHQSSVTYGNGYKNGYRGFDLSRTGWGMKFDFIIVHESGHEWFANNITNIDIADMWIHESFTAYSENLFLDYFYGKEASAEYVIGTRRSIANDRPIIGMYNVNHEGSGDMYYKGSNMLHTIRQLVRDDSTWRSILRGLNKDFYHQTVTTQQIEDYISEKSGINLSKVFDQYLRTTKIPVLRYKRKDNQFVYRWENVVDHFDMKVQLALNNKLEWLSPTTEWQTKKLSAEVATVELNPNFYVMLEEVK; encoded by the coding sequence ATGACGCATAAAAATAACAACTTCGCTATTTTTCTCCTGTTCACGTTTGTTTTATTGAGTACACAAGCATTTTCTCAAAATTTTACAAAACAAGATACCTTGCGTGGCTCTATTACGCCCGAACGTGCCTGGTGGGATTTAACACACTATCATCTAGACATTAAAGTCGATCCAACCGAGAGAACTATTTCAGGAAGCAACACGATTCAGTATAAGGTAGTAAAAAAAGGGCAAAAAACGCTTCAAGTTGATTTGCAACCGCCACTACAACTGACGAAAGCAATGCAAGATGGTGTAGAATTGCAAATTAGGCATGATGGAAATGCGCATTTTATTTATCTAGATAAAAAACAAGAATTAGGAAAAGTATATAGCGTCGAAGTTTTTTACGAAGGAAAACCAAAAGTTGCCAAAAGACCACCATGGGACGGCGGCATTACGTGGTCCAAAGACGCTAACGGATTGCCGTTTGTTGCTTCTTCCTGTCAAGGATTGGGTGCAAGTGTTTGGTGGCCGTGCAAAGATCACATGTACGATGAAGTAGACAGCATGAAAATTAGCGTGAATGTTCCTAAAAACTTAATGAATGTGTCTAACGGACGCTTGATTGGCGTGGACGAAAAGAAAGATGACACGAAAACCTATCATTGGAATGTGTTAAATCCAATTAATAATTATGGCGTGAATATTAATATTGGCGATTATGTACATTTTGGTGAAAAATATAAAGGCGAAAATGGCATGCTAGACATGGATTATTATGTACTGCGCGATAATTTAGAGAAAGCGAAAGTGCAATTTAAAGATGCCGCGCGTACTATGGAAGCGTTTGAACATTGGTTTGGACCGTATCCGTTTTATGAAGACAGTTACAAACTCGTGGAAGCGCCGTATTTGGGCATGGAACACCAAAGTTCAGTCACGTATGGAAATGGCTATAAAAACGGCTACAGAGGTTTCGATTTAAGCCGCACAGGTTGGGGAATGAAGTTCGATTTTATCATTGTGCATGAATCAGGACACGAATGGTTTGCCAATAATATTACCAATATTGACATTGCCGATATGTGGATTCACGAAAGTTTTACGGCGTATTCTGAAAATTTATTTTTAGATTATTTTTATGGGAAAGAAGCAAGTGCAGAATATGTAATTGGAACACGCAGAAGCATTGCCAACGACCGACCGATTATTGGAATGTACAATGTAAATCATGAAGGTTCGGGCGATATGTATTATAAAGGCTCCAACATGTTGCACACCATTCGTCAACTGGTTCGAGATGATTCGACATGGCGCAGTATTTTGCGAGGTTTAAACAAAGATTTTTACCATCAAACAGTGACCACACAACAGATTGAAGATTACATTAGTGAAAAATCAGGCATCAACTTATCAAAAGTATTCGATCAATATTTACGAACAACAAAAATTCCTGTATTGCGCTACAAAAGAAAAGATAACCAATTTGTATATCGTTGGGAAAATGTAGTTGATCATTTTGACATGAAGGTACAATTGGCACTGAATAACAAACTAGAATGGCTTTCACCAACAACCGAATGGCAAACAAAGAAACTTTCTGCCGAAGTTGCAACCGTAGAGCTAAATCCTAATTTTTATGTGATGCTAGAAGAAGTAAAATAA
- a CDS encoding PLP-dependent transferase: protein MESHKTLTYIQNVLHNIPSDWTRLTTHRLDIYHEKLAKVEFLEEFENLYLANDFSAHTLNELPTAYDYIRLGHPLSCVLEWTIAKLNNLKPENIISFQSDTIPVLAILRKNLLSNTKTRIIYTDELPTGFDVETIKHVYGYRFELEKVATLTGISAFDGSTVLVTSQDQFKSVNFTVNIDFIVKIHDTLGSVLIANNEQDESYLSEIQHVRRRETVAITPANCLVALKEIIGESSNESLHTLEADKKLVTDTIREITDVQTKALVGSSGLSIQYAIMMGLIDDALENHPGKDIKFIVPTNCYGGTNDQARRVAACIDNVAIVDLLVDGNNEMVKSLNTVLDEVAADDAIPYIIAEIPTNPRLEVPDLEALQATLDKKRTTASGTTAVAPVFILDQTFCPNLHFLSEGNTLSTVRSIAYMSGSKFPSGGLCTAGYCIGNEKAATLFDKIEKHLLLCDNEATPLQYKILAQQMPSMIQRIADAYKNTREFVNFIEEILPTANINFVSEELAAEGFTPSVFSLDLPTKGETEEEREAYKRKLNHKLIHMMITEIPNESKYCVSYGQLKGCYWTIPATSTQGTTKEGDKDYIARVALSPNMDLERHKQVFSDFVNDI, encoded by the coding sequence ATGGAAAGCCATAAAACGCTCACATATATACAAAATGTATTACATAATATACCTTCTGATTGGACGCGACTCACAACGCATCGATTGGATATTTACCACGAAAAACTCGCTAAAGTTGAATTTTTAGAGGAATTTGAAAATTTATATTTGGCAAATGATTTTTCAGCACATACACTGAATGAATTGCCAACGGCGTACGATTATATTCGTTTAGGTCATCCATTGTCGTGTGTGTTGGAATGGACAATTGCAAAGTTGAACAATCTCAAACCCGAAAACATCATTAGCTTTCAATCGGATACAATTCCTGTATTGGCAATTTTGAGAAAAAACTTGCTGTCAAACACAAAAACACGAATTATTTACACGGACGAACTGCCCACAGGATTTGATGTGGAAACCATCAAACATGTGTATGGTTATCGTTTTGAACTTGAAAAAGTAGCAACGCTTACAGGTATTTCTGCGTTTGACGGAAGTACCGTTTTAGTAACTTCACAAGATCAATTTAAATCGGTTAACTTTACTGTAAATATTGACTTTATCGTAAAAATACATGATACTTTAGGAAGTGTGCTGATTGCAAACAATGAACAGGACGAAAGTTACCTTTCTGAAATTCAGCATGTGCGCAGACGTGAAACAGTTGCGATAACGCCAGCCAATTGTTTAGTTGCACTGAAAGAAATTATCGGCGAGTCTTCTAACGAAAGTTTACATACTTTAGAAGCTGATAAAAAATTAGTCACGGATACGATTAGAGAAATCACAGATGTACAGACGAAAGCCTTAGTGGGTTCTAGCGGATTGTCTATTCAATATGCCATTATGATGGGATTGATTGATGATGCGTTGGAAAACCATCCAGGAAAAGACATAAAATTCATTGTGCCAACCAATTGTTATGGCGGTACCAACGATCAAGCAAGACGTGTAGCAGCTTGCATTGATAATGTTGCGATTGTCGATTTGCTCGTAGATGGAAATAATGAGATGGTGAAAAGTCTCAATACAGTTTTGGACGAAGTGGCAGCAGATGATGCTATTCCGTATATCATTGCAGAAATTCCAACAAATCCACGTTTGGAAGTTCCCGATTTGGAAGCTTTGCAAGCAACATTAGATAAAAAACGAACAACAGCTTCGGGCACAACTGCCGTAGCACCTGTATTTATTTTAGATCAAACGTTTTGTCCAAATTTACATTTTTTAAGCGAAGGAAATACATTATCAACCGTTCGTTCTATTGCTTATATGAGCGGATCTAAATTTCCAAGTGGTGGTTTGTGTACGGCAGGATACTGTATTGGAAATGAAAAAGCAGCGACGTTGTTTGACAAAATAGAAAAACACTTATTGCTTTGCGATAACGAGGCAACTCCATTACAATATAAAATTTTAGCGCAGCAAATGCCTTCTATGATTCAGCGCATTGCAGATGCATATAAAAACACACGCGAATTTGTCAATTTTATTGAAGAAATCTTACCAACAGCAAACATCAATTTCGTGTCTGAAGAGTTGGCAGCAGAAGGATTTACACCTTCGGTATTTTCATTAGACCTTCCGACGAAAGGCGAAACAGAAGAAGAAAGAGAAGCATACAAACGAAAATTGAATCACAAACTCATCCACATGATGATTACCGAAATTCCAAATGAAAGTAAGTATTGTGTGAGTTACGGACAACTAAAAGGCTGTTATTGGACGATTCCCGCAACATCTACACAAGGAACGACAAAAGAAGGTGACAAAGATTATATTGCTCGTGTAGCATTATCTCCAAACATGGATTTGGAACGACACAAACAAGTTTTTTCGGATTTTGTAAATGATATATGA
- a CDS encoding arsenate reductase family protein gives MKKIYHLSTCNTCQRILKELQLSDDVVLQDIKTEAMTAEQLEEMQTLSGSYEALFSKRARLYREKDLKNQNLTEDDYKKYILEHYTFLKRPVLLVDDQIFIGNTAKTVAAAKEALA, from the coding sequence GTGAAAAAAATATATCATTTAAGCACGTGCAACACTTGCCAACGCATTCTAAAAGAGTTACAACTATCAGACGATGTTGTGCTTCAAGACATTAAAACAGAAGCGATGACAGCGGAACAACTGGAAGAAATGCAAACACTTTCAGGAAGTTATGAAGCGTTGTTTAGCAAACGTGCGCGCTTGTACCGAGAAAAAGATTTAAAAAATCAAAACCTAACAGAAGACGATTATAAAAAATATATTTTAGAGCATTATACCTTTTTAAAGCGTCCTGTACTATTGGTAGATGATCAAATTTTTATTGGAAATACTGCCAAAACCGTCGCTGCAGCTAAAGAAGCACTTGCCTAA